The genomic window GCAGCGGCCGGTGCTTCCCGCCGGAGCCGGCCGCGGGCAGCCCCGAGGTCCAGCAGCGCACCCGCCCGGCCGGCAGGTCCACGTCCAGGCGCTCGATGCCCTTCCGGGTGCCGCGCCAGGCGTCGAAGGCGGCGACACAGCGATCCAGTGCCTGCTGGCGGGCCGGGCCGTTCACGAACGGGAAGCGCGCCATGTTGTAGTAGCGGCTGGCCTCCAGCAGCCGGCCCGCCGCCTCGGCCCGGGCGCCCTCCCGGCTCCACTCGTAGACCCACGACCCCGGGGTGCCCTCGCCGTCGTCGGTGATCCGTGCCAGCAGCGGGTGATACCGGTCGGGACTCAACTGCTGCGCCTTGGCGTGCACTTCGACGAACTGTTTCAGCTCCTCGACGTCGTTGGCGGCGCCCGCCGTCGGAACGCTGCCGGCCGTCGTCCTGCCCTCGGTCATCGCGCTACTCCGCTCAGTGTCGTCGTCAGCCGTACGTGCGCCGGCGGATCGGCCGTGTCGTGCAGGTCGTGCAGGAAGGACGCGGCGGCCTCGTCCCCCCCGTCCTGCGGGGTGAAACCGTGCCGCGGATAGAAGTCCCTGACCATCGCGTTCTTCGCCGACGCCCGGTAGCCGCCCGCGACCGCGGACGCCCCCGAGGCCCTGGCGTGCGCCAGCACCGCGGCCAGGCAGGTCTGCTCGATACCGCGGGAGAACACCCGGCAGCTCAGCACCACGTTGTCGATCCGCAGCACCTTCTCCTCCCAGCGGGCGAAGACCGCGCCCACCAGGCCGTTCTCGCCGAATCTGTCCGAGGAGGCGATCCGCAGCACGAGACCGGCCGGGTCGGCGATCCACGCGCTCACCTCGGCAGGCTGCAGTCGGCGGGTGGTGAGGTTGAACTGATTGGTGCGCAGAGTCAGTTGGGACACCCGTGGCACCTCCCGCTCGGTGGGCACCGCCAGCTCCACCCGGATGTCCAGTTCCGCCAGGTAGTCGCCCACCGACGTGAAGCCCTCGCGGAAGTCCGCCCGCGCCAGCTCGTCGCGGTAGCGGGACGTACGCGCCCGGTCCTCGGCGGTCACCTCGCGAACGTCGAACCAGCCGTCCGCCAGCAGCCGTTCGATGTGCAGCGCCGGTTCGTCGTCCAGCCGCACCACTGCCACCTCCGGCAACTGCCGCCCGACCAGGCCGCACTCGAAGGGGCTGTCGTCGGCGAAGACCAGGCTGTCGACACCGATGTTCAGCGCGGCGGCCAGCTCCGTCAGGTTGTCGTGCTTGGGCCGCCAGTTGGCCGCCACCCGGACGAAGTCCTCCTCGCGCAGCACCATTCCGGCCCGGTCACGCAGGGCCTGCGCGACCGGCCCGGCGTCGTTCTTGCTGGCCACCGCGAGCACCACGCCCTGCGAGCCGATCTGCTTGACCACCCGCTGGAACGCCGCGAACGCCTCACCCCGGAAGCCCTCGCCGATCTCGATGCCGTCGACTCCCTCCTCGCTGAGGATCCCGCCCCACAACGTCTCGTCCAGATCGACCACCAGCGCCTTCTTCGTCCGCCCCGCCCCGCCGCGGGCCAGGTGGACCACCTCGCGGGCGTAGGCCGCCGTCAGCTCCGGCGACAGGTGCTCCCTGGCGTACGCGCTCAGCCGCGGATCGGTGACCGGCAGGCCCTCGGCCAGCAACGGGTCGAGGTCGACCACCGCGACGGAGGCCCCCGCCAGCCGCAGCAGCCGCGCGTTGGCCTCCCGCCACATCGCGCCCAGCTCCGCCCGCGACCGCAGGTCCACCAGCTGCGCGGTCCAACGCCTCGGGAGCGGGATCGTGTTGACGACCAGCACGCCGCCACGGCCAGCCGCGTCGAAGGTCTTCACCAGCCGCTCCAGCGTGGCCAGCTTCTCGGCGAGCACCCGCTCGACATCCTCGGGCCCCCACGGGACCGGCACCTCGTCGAAGACCACGAAGGGGTCGAGCACGCAGAGCGTCAGGTCGGCGTCGGCCGCGTACAGCGCGCTGTCGGGGTCTGACAGCTCGAAGATCCAGCTGTCGAAGGCCGACGTGTGCGGACGCAGCAGCAATCCGTGCCTGGCCGCCTGCGCGGTGAGCGCGGGCACCAGCGCCGACAGCGTGCCATGACCGGTGACGGCGACCTTCACCACCGGCGTGCCGGGGTGCTCGCGCAGTATCTCCGCCGGATCCAGGCGCGCCAACAGGCGCCCGGCTCGCTGCAGTTCGGCGTCGGGCAGACCGGCGAGCAGCCCCCGCAGGCGCGGGTACCCGCTGACCGCGAGCCCCGCTCGCAGCAACCCGAACACATCCTCCTCGGGCACGGACATCCTGGTCCTCTCGGCGAGATCAGCTATAGGGCGATGAGGGTGGTGGTGCGGTGGTGGCGTGGACACTGCTCCGTGGCCGTACTGCCCCATGCTCATAAGCAGCGCTAAAGTCCGCCTTACGGAGACCTGTCGGCGCGGCTCGTGACACGGTCGGCGCGTCGGGTGAGCGGGCTGGTGCGGCAGGGCCGTCGGCTCACGCACCCTCCGCCGCCGAGCCGCCGAGATCGAACTCCCGGTCGATCAGATCCAGCAGGTCCTCGGCGGTCGCCGTGCTGATGTCGGCCCCGTCGGACGGCGCCGCCACGCCCGCGGCCACCCCGGCGGCGGAGCCGCCGCCCGCGGCCTCCTCCAGGCTCCACAGGATGCCGCGCAGCCGGGCCAGCGCCTTCTCCCGTGCCCCCTCGTCGGCGGCGCCGAAGCCGGCGACCGCCGCGTCCACCCGGTCCAGCTCCGCGAACAGCTGGGCCGCCGGGCCCGGCCGCGAGTCCGCCAGCCGCCCCAGTACGAACTCGATCACCGCGGACGGCGTCGGCTCGTCGAACACCAGCGTCGCCGGCATCCGCAGCCCGGTCGCCGCGTCCAGCCTGTTGCGCAGCTCGACCCCGGTCAGCGAGTCGAACCCCAGCTCTTTGAACGGCCGTTCGACGTCCACCGCGGACGGATCCGCGTGCCCCAGAACCGCGGCGACCGTGCCACGTACCAACTGCGCCACCTCGCCCCGCTGCTCCTCGGGCGGCAGCCCGGCCAGCGCCGCCACCCCTGCGGGCCCGTCCTGCGCCCGGCGCGCGGGCCGCCGCACCAGCTGCCTCAGCAGCGCGGGCGTCGGTGAGAGCGCCCGCAGCGCCCGGGTGTCGAGGCTGACCGGCAGCAGCACCGGGTCAGGGGCGGCCAGCGCGGTGTCGAGGAGCGTGAGGGCGTGCGGTGTGGCCAGGGCCTGGAGACCGTGCTGGTTGAGCCGCCTGCGGCGTCCGGTGTCGAGGCTGCCGGTCATCGTGCTGGTGTGTTGCCAGAGGCCCCAGGCGAGGGTGGTGGCGGGTTGGTGGTGGGTGTGGCGGTGGTGGGCGAGTGCGTTGAGGTAGGTGTTGGCGGCGTTGTAGTTGGCTTGGCCGGGGTTGGCGAGGGTGGCGGCTGCGGAGGAGTAGAGGAGGTAGTGGTGGAGGTGGGGGAGGTGTGCGGTGTGGAGGTGGTGTGCGGTGTCGATTTTGGGGGTGAGGGTGGCGTGGAGTTGTTGGGGGGTGAGGGTGGTGAGGGTGGCGTCGTTGAGGGTGCCTGCGGTGTGGATGATGGTGGTGATGGGGTGGTTGTCGGGGATGGTGGCGAGGAGTTGGGTGAGTTGGGTGGGGTCGGCGGTGTCGGTGGCGGTGAGGGTGGCTGTGGCGCCGAGTTGGGTGAGTCGGGTGGTGAGGTCGGTTGCGGTGGGGGAGTCGGGTCCTGAGCGGCTGGCGAGGAGGAAGTGTCGGTGGCCGTGGTGTTCGGCGAGGTGCAGGGCGGTGAGTCCGGCGAGGGCGCCGGTGCCGCCGGTGATCAGCGTGGTGCCCTCGGGGTGAGGGGTGCTCCGGACTGCCGCCGCGTCGTCCGCCTGCGGGAGATGGCGTGCCAGCCGCAGCCCGTAGGCCGTACCGGCGCGGACCGCGACATACGGCTCGCCCGCCGCCCGGGCCGCCGCGACCACACCTGCCAGCGCTTGCGCCGACTCCGCCGTGCCATCGGTGTCGACCAGCGTGATCCGCCACGGGAACTCGCTCTGCGCGGTCCGCACCAGCCCGGTCACCGTGGCCTGCACCAGGTCCGGGTCCTCGGCGGGATCCACCACGGCGGCGCCGCGGGTGACCAGGACGAGGTGCACGTCCAGCAGGCGGTCGTCGGCCAGCCAGGACTGCAGCGACAGTAGCGCCGCCTCGGCCGCGGCATGTGCCTGGGCAGGTATGTCCGGAGAGGCACCGTCCGCGGGAGGGACGTCGTCGGCGGCCGGGCAGAGGAAGCGCACCAGCGTGTCCGGCCGCTCGTCGCCGTCAGGCACCGCGGCCTGCTCGGCATACACCCGGCCCGGAGCCCCCTCCCCGGCCTCGCCCAGCACCGCCCACCGCGAGACGTCCACGGCGCTCGGCTCGACCGGTTCGACCGCCAGCCGCGCCCATTCCTCCCGGTACAGGCCCTCCACCGGCTGCCGCCCGATGGCCGCGACCTGTTCGGCGTCCAGTACGCGGGTGGTGAGCCGTTCGACGCCGGCCACCAGGTGTCCGGCCGGGTCGGTGAGCTCGATAGCGAGGGAGTCCTCGCCGGTGCGGGTCAGGTGCACGCGGGCAGTCGTGGCACCGGTGGCGTGCAGTTGCACCCCGCTCCACGCGAACGGCAGCCGCGTCTCCCCGTCCGCCGCCAGCGCCAGCGGGTGCAGCGCCGCATCCAGCAGCGCCGGGTGCACGCCGAACCGCGCGCTCTGCGCCTGCTGGTCCGGGGCGAGGCCGACCTCGGCGTACAGCTCGTCGCCGTCCTGCCAGGCCGCTGTGAGGTTCTGGAAGGCCGGCCCGTAGAGATAGCCGTGGTCGGCGAGGATGCCGTACGCGTCGGCGAGGTCGATCGGCGTCGCACCCGCGGGCGGCCATACGGTGCCGCCCGCAGCTGACGCGGAGCCCGCGGCCGCGGCAGCGGTGAGGGTGCCGGTGGCGTGCCGGGTCCAGGCGGTGGCGTCGGGGTCGTCGTGGGCCGTGTCGGTGCCGGGTTCGGGGCGGGAGTGGACGGTGAGGGTGCGCCGGTCGGCATCGTCGGACGCGCCCAGCGTGACCTGGAGCTGGATCGCCCGGCCGTCGCGCAGGACGAGTGGAGCTTCGAGCGTCAGCTCCTCGATCGCCTGCTGTTCGGTGTTCTCCCCTGCGTGCAGCGCGAGTTCGACGAGGGCGGTGCCGGGCAGCAGCACGGTCTCGCCGACGGCGTGGTCCGCCAGCCAGGGATGGTCCGCCGTGGACAACCTCCCGGTGAACAGTGCCGAGCCGTCCGGCAGGTGCACCGAAGCCCCGAGGAACGGATGATTCGCTGCCTGCTGCCCCAACCCGCTCGGGTCACCGCTCCCTGCCGCCAACTTCGCCCAGTAGTGGGTGGTCTGGAAGGCGTAGGTGGGGAGGTCGGTGGTGGGGGTGTCGGTGAAGTGGTTGGTCCAGGTGAGGGGTGCGTTGTGGGTGTGGGCGTGTGCGAGGGCGGTGGTGAGTTGGGTGGGTCCGCCGTGGTTGCGGCGGAGGGTGCCGAGGGCGGTGATGGGTTGTCGGTGGGGGTGGTTTTCGGCGGTTTGGTGGATGGCGTGGGTGAGGACGGGGTGGGGGCTGGGTTCGATGTAGAGGGTGTGTCCGGTGGTGATGAGGTGGGTGGTTGTGGTGTGGAGTTGGACGGGTTGGCGGAGGTTGTCGTACCAGTAGGTGGGGTTGAGGGTGGTGGTGTCGGTGGGGTCGGTGTCCGGTCGGGTGGTGGAGTAGAAGGGGATGGTGGATGCGTGGGGGGTGATGGGTGCGAGGTCGGTGAGGATGCGTTCGCGTAGGGGGTCGATGTGGGGGGAGTGGGAGGCGTAGTCGACGGGGACGAGGCGGCTGTCGACATGCTCGTCTTGTAGTGCCTGGTGGAGGTGGTGGATGGCGTGGGTGTCGCCGGACAGGGTGGTGCTGATGGGGCTGTTGAGGGTGGCGATGGTGACGCCGGGGTGTTGGGTCAGGCGTTGTTCGAGGTCGTCTGCGGGCAGTGGGACGTGGAGCATGGTGCCTCGGCCGGCGATGGAGCTGAAGGTCTGGCTGCGGAGGGCGATGATGCGGGCGGAGTCGTTGAGGGTGAGGGCGCCGGCGATGTGTGCTGCGGCGATTTCGCCTTGGGAGTGGCCGATGACGGCTGAGGGGGTGAGGCCGTGGTGTTGCCAGAGGCGGGCCAGGGAGATCATGGTTGCCCAGAGCATGGGCTGGATGACGTCGACACGTTCCGGGTCTGCGGAGCTGGGGGCTTGGTTGAGGGTGTCGATGAGGTGCCAGTCGGTGAAGGGGGCCAGGGCGTGGTGGCAGGCTTCGATGTGCTGGGCGAACACCGGGTCGGTCCGCAGCAACTCCTGTGCCATGCCGGGCCATTGCGAGCCCTGACCGGGAAAGACCAGCACCGTCTTCGGTATCCCTGAGGGCGCGACGGCCGCGTAAAGGTCCGAGTGCGGCCGGCCGTTGACGAAATCGCCGAGCGCCCCGCCTAGGTCGTCGCGGTTGGTGCTGGTGACGGCGAGGCGGTGGGGGAAGCGGGTGCGGGTGGTGGCCAGGGCGGCAGCGATGTGGTGCGGGTCCTGTTCGCGGTGCTGGTCGAGATGGGCGTGCAGGCGGCGGGCCTGGTCGGTGAGGGCCTCGGGAGTGCGGGCGGACAGCAGCCAGGGCCCGAAGGCTGGCCGCTCCACCGGAGCTGCCGACTCCGCTGTCTCAGGGGCTTGTTCGAGGATGAGGTGCGCGTTGGTGCCGCTGATCCCGAAGGAGGAGACTCCTGCCCGGCGCGGGCGGTCCACTTCGGGCCATGTGACGGCCGTCTGGGTGAGTGCGATGGTTCCGGAGCTCCAGTCCACGTGCTCCGAGGGCGTGTCGAGGTGCAGGGTGGCGGGCAGCTGCCCTTCCTGGAGGGCGCGGACCATCTTGATGACCCCGGCGATCCCGGCGGCGGCCTGGGTGTGGCCGATGTTGGACTTCACCGAGCCCAGCAGCAGCGGCCGTTCGGCCGGGCGATCCTTACCGTAAGTGGCCTGGAGTGCCTGCGCCTCGATCGGGTCGCCCAACCGCGTCCCCGTCCCGTGCGCCTCGACTGCGTCGATGTCCCCTGGTGCGAGGCCGGAGTTGGCAAGGGCCTGGCGGATGACGCGTTCCTGGGAAGGGCCGTTGGGTGCGGTGAGGCCGTTGCTGGCGCCGTCCTGGTTGACCGCGCTGCCACGCAGGACGGCGAGCACGCGGTGCCCGTTGCGCTCGGCGTCCGACAGCCGCTCAAGCAGCACCATTCCGACGCCCTCGGCGAGGCTGAAGCCGTCGGCGCTGTCCGAGAAGGGCTTGCAGCGGCCGTCGGGAGCCAGACCCCGCTGCCGGCTGAACTCCAGGAACGGGCTCGGCACCGCCATCACCGTCGCGCCGCCGGCCAGCGCGAGCGTGCACTCGTCGCCGCGCAGCGCCTGGGCGGCCAGGTGGATGGCCACCAGTGACGACGAGCACGCGGTGTCGACCGTCATCGCCGGGCCCTCGAAGCCGAGGGTGTAGGCGATCCGGCCGGACGCCACCGACGTCGTGTTGCCGGTGGCGAGGTACCCCTCCAACTCCTGCGTGTTCTCGGCGCTGATCTGGCCCGCGTAGTTCTGCGCCACGACGCCGGTGAAGACGCCGGTGCGGCTGCCGTGCAGAGCGGCGGGGTCGAGCCGGGCGTTCTCCAGTGCCTCCCAGGCGGTGTGTAGCAGCAGCCGCTGCTGCGGGTCCGTGGCCAGCGCCTCGCGCGGGTTGATCCCGAAGAAGTCCGCGTCGAAGTCGCCCGCGTCGTGCAGGAATCCGCCACCGCGGCTGTACGTGGTGCCGAAGTGGTCGGGGTCGGGGTCGTAGAGGCGGTCCAGGTCCCAGCCCCGGTCGGTGGGGAACGGCCCGGTGGCGTCGGCCCCTTCGGTCAGCAGCGACCACAGCTCCTCCGGGTTGCGTACCCCGCCCGGGAAGCGGCAGGACATCCCCACGATCGCGATCGGTTCGTCCGCCGCGCCGGCGGCGCCACCGGCCGGACGCGTCTGAGCGACACCCAGGGCGCCGGCGTTGCCCGAGCCGCCGGTGGCCGGATCCACCAACTCGTCCCGCAGGTGGGCCGCCAGGCGAGCGGGGCTCGGGTAGTCGAAGATCATTGTCGTGGGCAGCCGCAGACCGGTGGCCGCGCCCAGCAGGTTGCGCAGCTCCACCGCGGTCAGTGAGTCGAAGCCCAACTCCTTGAAAGCCGCGTCCACTTGGATGGCGTCCGCGCCGTCCGGGTGGCCGAGCACCGCGGCCGCCTGCGTACGGACCAGCCTCAGCAGTGTCTCGCTCTGATCCGCTGCCGGCTGCCGCCGCAACTGCTGCCGCAGCGCGTCCGTGGTCGTCCCGCCGCCCACCGTCCTGCCCGCTGCCGTCCGCCGGCTCGGACGCCGGGCGAGGCCGCGCAGAACGGCCGGCGCGAGGGCGGGGTCCAGCCGCCGGGCGTCGAGCTCGACCGGTACGAGCAGTGCGTCCGGTGCGGCGAGCGCGGAGTCGAGGAGGTCGAGGGCGCGTGGAG from Streptomyces sp. NBC_01198 includes these protein-coding regions:
- a CDS encoding HAD-IIIC family phosphatase, coding for MSVPEEDVFGLLRAGLAVSGYPRLRGLLAGLPDAELQRAGRLLARLDPAEILREHPGTPVVKVAVTGHGTLSALVPALTAQAARHGLLLRPHTSAFDSWIFELSDPDSALYAADADLTLCVLDPFVVFDEVPVPWGPEDVERVLAEKLATLERLVKTFDAAGRGGVLVVNTIPLPRRWTAQLVDLRSRAELGAMWREANARLLRLAGASVAVVDLDPLLAEGLPVTDPRLSAYAREHLSPELTAAYAREVVHLARGGAGRTKKALVVDLDETLWGGILSEEGVDGIEIGEGFRGEAFAAFQRVVKQIGSQGVVLAVASKNDAGPVAQALRDRAGMVLREEDFVRVAANWRPKHDNLTELAAALNIGVDSLVFADDSPFECGLVGRQLPEVAVVRLDDEPALHIERLLADGWFDVREVTAEDRARTSRYRDELARADFREGFTSVGDYLAELDIRVELAVPTEREVPRVSQLTLRTNQFNLTTRRLQPAEVSAWIADPAGLVLRIASSDRFGENGLVGAVFARWEEKVLRIDNVVLSCRVFSRGIEQTCLAAVLAHARASGASAVAGGYRASAKNAMVRDFYPRHGFTPQDGGDEAAASFLHDLHDTADPPAHVRLTTTLSGVAR
- a CDS encoding SDR family NAD(P)-dependent oxidoreductase — protein: MTADLQQARRQLGQVEAARREPIAIVGMACRFPGDVHTPDELWSLLVAETDATGPLPDDRGWSLEELYDPDPDRTGASYARTGGFLHDAGEFDASFFGINPREALATDPQQRLLLHTAWEALESARLDPTTLHGTRTGVFTGVIAQDYAARLAPEHAHDLEGYLATGNTTSVASGRIAYTLGLEGPTLTVDTACSSSLVAIHLAMQALRNDECGLALAGGATVISAPNPFLEFSRQRGLAPDGRCKPFSDSADGFSLAEGAGLVLLERLSDARRNGHRVLAVIRGSAVNQDGQSSQLTAPNGPSQQRVIRAALADARLTTGDIDAVEAHGTGTPLGDPIEAQALQATYGQDRPAERPLLLGSVKSNIGHTQAAAGIAGVIKMVRALQEGQLPATLHLDTPSGHVDWSEGSIALTDRATRWPDVDRPRRAAVSSFGISGTNAHLILEQAPVEEDEPAVAAPGSHSVIGPWLLSARTPEALTDQARRLHAHLDQHPEQDPHHIAAALATTRTRFAHRLAVTSTTRDDLATALDSFAKGEPSPDVYQAVAAADVPKTVLVFPGQGSQWPGMAQELLRTDPVFAQHIEACHHALAPFTDWHLIDTLNQAPGSADPERVDVVQPMLWATMISLARLWQHHGLAPSAVIGHSQGEIAAAHIAGALTLNDSARIIALRSQTFSSIAGRGTMLHVPLPADEITTRLPQHPGVTIATLNSPISTTLSGDTDAIHRLHEALQGERVDSRLVPVDYASHSPHIDPLKERILRDLAPITPQPATIPFYSTTRPDTDPTDTTTLNATYWYDNLRQPVQLQATASQLITTGHTLYIEPSPHPVLTHAIHQTAENHPHGQPITALGTLRRNHGGPSQIAGALARAHVHNAPLDWTTHFADTPATDLPTYAFQTTHYWVRSSAGTGDVAQAGLSRTRHPLLGAVVRLAEDGGSVLTGRLSVRDHPWLADHAVAGTVLLPGTAFVELALHAGEDTGHDTVEELTLEAPLVLHSQSAVQLQLTVGAPDEADRRSLTVHSRPEPPDADDPGTTTSWTRHATGTLTPSQAPAPSRPNAPWPPAGATPLDLTDAYAALAGRGYEYGPAFQNLTAAWQHGDDLYAELDQGDGADPQAYGIHPALLDAALHPLALAADGETRLPFAWNGVRLHATGATAARVHLTRLGEDGVAIEMSDATGQPLLTVEQLATRPWNPAALGAAVAARRDTSLYRVEWTALPLADTAVDTGRWVIWGDEDPAGLGLPRHPELDAMGDPAPATALLFVSPQGGVDVVGQAHAAAEDALLRLQEWLDRPDVADTHLVVVTVNAAPVEHADDPDLVQATVTGLVRTAQSEHPGRITLIDLEGHPFSTRELVRAITAARAAEEPYTALRKGELYTQRLTNSLQSRLTIPSVDAGAWRLGLTSPGSPDRLALLPAPDLDKPLEPGQVRVSLEAVGLNFRDVLITLGMYPEPVPHLGSEGAGVITEVGPDVTGLEVGDRVMGILTHGTGATTVTDHRVLTRVPQEWTSAEAASATLAYATAYYTLVTLADLKAGQNLLIHTATGGVGQAATHLARHLGAHTYATASLPKHHTLTTELGYAPDDIANSRTHEYADHFLARTDGHGMDVVLHSLAHEHTDTTLRLLPHGGHFIDMSKTDIRDPATITAQHPGTHYQAIDLNDAGPDVLRDILGTLHRLFADGTLPPLPTTAYAIEDAPRALRHLSQARHTGKLALTLPRQPHPDGTTLITGGTGALAGLTALHLAEHHGHRHFLLASRSGPKAPQAVALLDQLAEHGATATVTATDTADPGQLAALLATVGDDRPITTVVHAAGTLNDASFTALTPEQLHATLTPKIDTAHHLHAAGLPYLHQYVIYSSAAATLANPGQANYNAANAFLDALAHHRHRHHQPATSLAWGLWEQTSALTGALSAVQRQRLNQQGLRALSTPRALDLLDSALAAPDALLVPVELDARRLDPALAPAVLRGLARRPSRRTAAGRTVGGGTTTDALRQQLRRQPAADQSETLLRLVRTQAAAVLGHPDGADAIQVDAAFKELGFDSLTAVELRNLLGAATGLRLPTTMIFDYPSPARLAAHLRDELVDPATGGSGNAGALGVAQTRPAGGAAGAADEPIAIVGMSCRFPGGVRNPEELWSLLTEGADATGPFPTDRGWDLDRLYDPDPDHFGTTYSRGGGFLHDAGDFDADFFGINPREALATDPQQRLLLHTAWEALENARLDPAALHGSRTGVFTGVVAQNYAGQISAENTQELEGYLATGNTTSVASGRIAYTLGFEGPAMTVDTACSSSLVAIHLAAQALRGDECTLALAGGATVMAVPSPFLEFSRQRGLAPDGRCKPFSDSADGFSLAEGVGMVLLERLSDAERNGHRVLAVLRGSAVNQDGASNGLTAPNGPSQERVIRQALANSGLAPGDIDAVEAHGTGTRLGDPIEAQALQATYGKDRPAERPLLLGSVKSNIGHTQAAAGIAGVIKMVRALQEGQLPATLHLDTPSEHVDWSSGTIALTQTAVTWPEVDRPRRAGVSSFGISGTNAHLILEQAPETAESAAPVERPAFGPWLLSARTPEALTDQARRLHAHLDQHREQDPHHIAAALATTRTRFPHRLAVTSTNRDDLGGALGDFVNGRPHSDLYAAVAPSGIPKTVLVFPGQGSQWPGMAQELLRTDPVFAQHIEACHHALAPFTDWHLIDTLNQAPSSADPERVDVIQPMLWATMISLARLWQHHGLTPSAVIGHSQGEIAAAHIAGALTLNDSARIIALRSQTFSSIAGRGTMLHVPLPADDLEQRLTQHPGVTIATLNSPISTTLSGDTHAIHHLHQALQDEHVDSRLVPVDYASHSPHIDPLRERILTDLAPITPHASTIPFYSTTRPDTDPTDTTTLNPTYWYDNLRQPVQLHTTTTHLITTGHTLYIEPSPHPVLTHAIHQTAENHPHRQPITALGTLRRNHGGPTQLTTALAHAHTHNAPLTWTNHFTDTPTTDLPTYAFQTTHYWAKLAAGSGDPSGLGQQAANHPFLGASVHLPDGSALFTGRLSTADHPWLADHAVGETVLLPGTALVELALHAGENTEQQAIEELTLEAPLVLRDGRAIQLQVTLGASDDADRRTLTVHSRPEPGTDTAHDDPDATAWTRHATGTLTAAAAAGSASAAGGTVWPPAGATPIDLADAYGILADHGYLYGPAFQNLTAAWQDGDELYAEVGLAPDQQAQSARFGVHPALLDAALHPLALAADGETRLPFAWSGVQLHATGATTARVHLTRTGEDSLAIELTDPAGHLVAGVERLTTRVLDAEQVAAIGRQPVEGLYREEWARLAVEPVEPSAVDVSRWAVLGEAGEGAPGRVYAEQAAVPDGDERPDTLVRFLCPAADDVPPADGASPDIPAQAHAAAEAALLSLQSWLADDRLLDVHLVLVTRGAAVVDPAEDPDLVQATVTGLVRTAQSEFPWRITLVDTDGTAESAQALAGVVAAARAAGEPYVAVRAGTAYGLRLARHLPQADDAAAVRSTPHPEGTTLITGGTGALAGLTALHLAEHHGHRHFLLASRSGPDSPTATDLTTRLTQLGATATLTATDTADPTQLTQLLATIPDNHPITTIIHTAGTLNDATLTTLTPQQLHATLTPKIDTAHHLHTAHLPHLHHYLLYSSAAATLANPGQANYNAANTYLNALAHHRHTHHQPATTLAWGLWQHTSTMTGSLDTGRRRRLNQHGLQALATPHALTLLDTALAAPDPVLLPVSLDTRALRALSPTPALLRQLVRRPARRAQDGPAGVAALAGLPPEEQRGEVAQLVRGTVAAVLGHADPSAVDVERPFKELGFDSLTGVELRNRLDAATGLRMPATLVFDEPTPSAVIEFVLGRLADSRPGPAAQLFAELDRVDAAVAGFGAADEGAREKALARLRGILWSLEEAAGGGSAAGVAAGVAAPSDGADISTATAEDLLDLIDREFDLGGSAAEGA